The genomic region taaaactcaTTCTTTTCTGGCAGTTTTGTAGTCATCAACTTGTCCAATCCATCTACGAAATCATATGGAAATACACCTTTTCGTCTCAGAAGATTGATTTGCTCATCTGTAAATCCATCAGTTTTGAACTCATTTACTGCTATCGGCACTGTTTCCAAATATGATGCAAGCTTTTCCAACGATGATGGTAAAAAACGCCATGAatcaataaatctaaaactgatgTCACAGTCATCTATAAACTtcgtaaatgaaatatatttttctttgttgtgAGGTATCAGAGATACTCGTCCAGTCATTATTGTAGAAGTAGCAATCTCTTTCAAAATGAAGTGTGTGTCAtaattgaggttatgaaaGATAACCGGCACAAACCTCGAATCCTTGTAATTTAAATTGCATGAATTGTGAGCTGCCCCTCTGAaactaaatagaaaaaaatgtcttaCATGTTGTACAGCATTAAagtcaaatatttgtatacattaaaaactAACGTACCGTCCTGTTAGATGACAATGGTCTCGTACTGCGAgttcatcatttttaatagGCTTTCGACATATATGACAAACAGTTGACCCCCGAAAAGATAATTCTTCTAGATCTGTAAGTCtcattggttttggatttttgtAGAGTAGATCAATCTTTTCACTAATTCCTTTCAATTCTCGAACAAACCATTTTGCCGGTGTCTCttcatcttcatttttatgtctgtatgatttataaacagataaacTGTCATCAAAGCTGCACTTTATATAATAGCCTATGCTATATGCTTCATGAAGctgaaaagcattttcattttcagtaggctttaacaaacattcgaaatctgcataaataacaaaaggaactttttcacttttattataatcttcaaatttaagaatgttattcttaaagtcgggcaaattaattcgacatttatttatatttttgcaataattttcgTGCATTTCCAGCCTTTCTTTAcagtaaaaaatttgtaaacacctTTCGCAGTGGTATGATTTTACATGAGATTTGCTTAATTGAGAGCTTAAAATTCGAGACAGATACTTAATCCAAACGTAGTGGTATTTAGGCAGGCTTCCGCCAACATcatgattattttcttcattttcatctatgtaaaaatcttgaatgagGAGTAGAtttacatgtttttctttcttttcttttgtaatatgGCATGGCGATACTTCAAACTTttcattatacttttttaacatgtatacatttactgaaatatcatttaatttttcaaattttggtACATCTTTAAGTTTGACTGGAAATTCTATATCACCAAAGTTCAGCTCGTTCTCATACATACGATATTGATTAACTCTATTGGGATTAGTTTCACTAGGATGCAATGCTGAAAGTATAGCATACTTGAAACactgattatcattattacgAATATTAACACatgcctttttcttttctataaactttggaaGTGGAATGAAGGAACTCCCCTTgattggagaatattttttcatattgataCACAAACTGATAATACTCGTCAGGGTCTAGCCAGAATCTTTCTCCTGAAATTCTTCAAGCTGGGTGAGAATAGGTTCTTTGATATGATCTTTAAACCATTCTTCCAAATTCGTTGACATGAATGCTGTAACACTTtcacttgtaaaatatttaatgtcaGTCGTTTCCTCTCCATTTTTCTGCATAGAAAATTCTGCGATAAagtcagaatttatttttacagcgttATATTCCTTCAAGCAATCTTCTACTTTAACCTTGAAAAGCTTTTgcgcatcgttaaaaaaacttagaatGTCCACATGCTTTATATTTACAACTACACCTGTTCTAATTCGATTTTGAAAAGCTGATTCTACATCACGCCACTCAACTCTAGCTTCAGTTTCTTCCTCTTCTAGTGATCTATTATTATCTCATCATCTATAATCCGCGGTAAATtgcgttgttgttgctgctgaggttgctgttgttgctgtgacggctgttgctgctgttgctgtggctgctgctgttgctgttgctgctgttgttcctgctgctgttgctgctgctgttgctggtgttgctgtggctgctgctgttgctgctgctgttgctgctgctgttgttgctgctgctgttgctgttgttgctgctgctgtttacTATCAGTCCTTTTTAATTGCAAAATACCACGTCTCGGTACTGGGTCTCGTAAcctctgaaaaattaaagcaaacaaaaaataaatttattgtatacaaaataaaactaatttatagttaaagcattttttttacctGAAGTCATTGTAGATGTTCCTGGTTTTGgtgacgtctctctctctcctacctttttcttcttctgctcgTTGCCTTTTTGAtctttaacaataaaaaacagattagcatttttttaaat from Nasonia vitripennis strain AsymCx chromosome 3 unlocalized genomic scaffold, Nvit_psr_1.1 chr3_random0001, whole genome shotgun sequence harbors:
- the LOC116416619 gene encoding uncharacterized protein LOC116416619, whose translation is MKKYSPIKGSSFIPLPKFIEKKKACVNIRNNDNQCFKYAILSALHPSETNPNRVNQYRMYENELNFGDIEFPVKLKDVPKFEKLNDISVNVYMLKKYNEKFEVSPCHITKEKKEKHVNLLLIQDFYIDENEENNHDVGGSLPKYHYVWIKYLSRILSSQLSKSHVKSYHCERCLQIFYCKERLEMHENYCKNINKCRINLPDFKNNILKFEDYNKSEKVPFVIYADFECLLKPTENENAFQLHEAYSIGYYIKCSFDDSLSVYKSYRHKNEDEETPAKWFVRELKGISEKIDLLYKNPKPMRLTDLEELSFRGSTVCHICRKPIKNDELAVRDHCHLTGRFRGAAHNSCNLNYKDSRFVPVIFHNLNYDTHFILKEIATSTIMTGRVSLIPHNKEKYISFTKFIDDCDISFRFIDSWRFLPSSLEKLASYLETVPIAVNEFKTDGFTDEQINLLRRKGVFPYDFVDGLDKLMTTKLPEKNEFYNKLTDSHIIDEDYHHAVTVWNMFSTRTLGEYSDLYLKTDVLLLADVFESFRETSLKAYSLCPTHFYTTPGLTFSAALKMTKVELELLTDIDMLMFIEAGIRGGISQCCNRYAKANNPYMGSSYDKKQKTKTLLYFDINNLYGWAMVQYLPVGKFKWIEYETNSNFFNAPPDSDTGYFAGTR